The following coding sequences lie in one Bacteroides helcogenes P 36-108 genomic window:
- a CDS encoding RecQ family ATP-dependent DNA helicase has protein sequence MREILKQYWGYDAFRGIQEDIINSIREGKDTLGLMPTGGGKSITFQVPALAKDGLCLVITPLIALMKDQVQNLRKRGIKALAIYSGMSRQEIIVTLENCIFGNYKFLYISPERIDTEIFRTKLQKMKISMITVDESHCISQWGYDFRPAYLKIAGIRDLLPGVPVLALTATATPEVVKDIQLRLHFREENVFRMSFERKNLAYIIRKTENKTGELLHILHRMTGSAIIYVRNRRRTKEITELLHNEGITADFYHAGLDDTTKDIRQQRWQTGESRVIVATNAFGMGIDKPDVRIVIHMDLPDSIEAYFQEAGRAGRDGEKAYAVILYSKSDRTTLHKRIPDTFPDKNYIKEVYEHLQYYYQMAMGDGQGCIREFNIEDFCRKFKYFPVPVDSALKILTQAGYLEYTDEQDNASRIYFTIRRDELYKLRETGEETEMLIQTILRSYTGVFTDYTFINEDSLAARTGLTRRQIYERLMHLAKLRIISYIPHKKTPYIIYTRERIEIRHLQIPPHVYEERKERYEKRIEAMLDYVENDTACRSRKLLRYFGENNEHNCGQCDTCISLRSKEDADRSSTKKITEEILQALSGQTMTPATLAEQIAVDKEALVNALHELLDEGEIITNNGMLQIKK, from the coding sequence ATGAGGGAGATTCTCAAACAATACTGGGGATATGATGCCTTCCGAGGCATTCAGGAAGATATTATCAACAGCATCAGAGAGGGCAAGGATACTTTGGGGCTAATGCCCACAGGAGGTGGAAAATCCATCACTTTCCAGGTTCCGGCACTTGCTAAGGACGGACTATGCCTTGTAATCACTCCTCTGATCGCACTGATGAAAGACCAGGTGCAGAACCTCAGGAAACGTGGCATAAAAGCACTTGCCATATATTCCGGTATGAGCAGACAGGAGATCATCGTCACCTTGGAGAACTGTATTTTCGGCAACTACAAGTTTCTCTACATTTCTCCCGAACGAATAGATACGGAAATCTTCCGCACCAAATTGCAGAAGATGAAGATCAGCATGATCACCGTCGATGAAAGCCATTGCATCTCACAATGGGGTTATGACTTCCGTCCGGCTTACCTCAAAATAGCCGGAATACGCGATTTATTGCCGGGTGTGCCTGTGCTTGCACTGACAGCCACCGCTACCCCGGAAGTAGTGAAGGACATACAACTCCGGCTTCATTTCCGTGAAGAAAACGTATTCCGCATGAGCTTTGAGCGCAAGAACCTTGCCTACATCATACGCAAAACGGAAAACAAGACCGGAGAACTGCTACATATTCTGCACCGCATGACCGGTAGTGCCATCATATATGTACGCAACCGCCGCCGTACCAAAGAAATCACCGAACTGCTGCATAACGAAGGCATCACAGCAGATTTCTACCATGCCGGACTTGATGACACGACCAAAGATATACGCCAGCAACGCTGGCAAACAGGCGAAAGCCGTGTCATTGTAGCAACCAACGCATTCGGAATGGGCATTGACAAACCAGATGTACGTATCGTTATACACATGGATCTACCGGATTCCATAGAAGCCTACTTCCAGGAGGCCGGACGTGCCGGGCGTGACGGAGAGAAAGCGTATGCCGTCATCCTTTATTCCAAATCAGACAGGACAACTCTCCATAAACGCATTCCAGATACCTTTCCCGATAAAAATTACATCAAAGAAGTGTACGAACATCTGCAATACTACTACCAGATGGCAATGGGGGACGGGCAAGGTTGCATACGCGAATTCAACATCGAAGATTTCTGCCGGAAATTTAAATATTTTCCCGTCCCGGTGGACAGTGCCTTGAAAATATTAACGCAAGCCGGGTATCTGGAATACACGGACGAGCAGGATAATGCTTCCCGGATTTATTTCACCATCCGCAGAGATGAGCTATACAAACTCCGTGAAACGGGCGAAGAAACGGAAATGCTTATCCAAACCATATTGCGCTCCTACACAGGTGTATTCACCGACTATACTTTCATCAACGAAGATTCACTTGCAGCACGCACAGGACTCACCCGAAGACAGATATACGAGCGATTGATGCATCTTGCCAAACTGAGAATCATCAGTTATATTCCACACAAAAAGACACCTTATATAATATACACACGTGAAAGGATCGAAATACGGCATCTGCAAATCCCTCCTCATGTATATGAAGAGCGTAAAGAGCGTTATGAAAAACGCATCGAAGCCATGTTGGATTATGTCGAAAATGACACCGCATGCCGCAGCCGCAAACTGTTGCGTTACTTCGGAGAAAACAATGAACATAACTGCGGACAATGCGACACTTGCATCAGTCTGAGGAGCAAAGAGGATGCCGATCGCTCTTCTACAAAGAAAATTACCGAAGAAATACTTCAAGCCTTGTCCGGACAGACTATGACACCTGCAACCTTGGCCGAACAAATAGCTGTTGATAAAGAAGCTCTTGTCAATGCACTCCATGAGTTACTGGATGAAGGTGAAATAATTACCAATAACGGAATGCTGCAAATCAAAAAATAA
- a CDS encoding tetratricopeptide repeat protein codes for MGFFKSFFSGKSEKPEDEKQKNDQKNFEIFKYDGMRAQRMGRADYAVKCFTEALTIQEDFETMGYLAQVYIQTGSLEEGRKLLERMAEMEPEHTSTYLTLANVCFMQEDYPAMAEAAQKAIGIEEGNAMAHYLLGKADNGQEDSIMCIAHLTKAIVLKDDFTEARLMRAEALMKMQQYKEAMEDIDAVLTQNQEDESALLLRGKIKEATHAEEEAENDYRNVTELNPFNEQAFLYLGQLYITQKKLTEAISIFDEAIELNPNFAEAYHERGRAKLLNGDKEGSMEDMKKGLELSPKDIQSLNGQYGNQPGGTTGNILGL; via the coding sequence ATGGGATTCTTCAAATCATTTTTCTCCGGTAAATCAGAAAAACCGGAAGATGAAAAACAAAAAAACGATCAAAAGAATTTTGAGATATTCAAATATGACGGCATGCGTGCACAGCGTATGGGGCGTGCAGACTATGCCGTGAAATGCTTTACAGAAGCTCTCACTATCCAAGAAGACTTTGAGACGATGGGATATCTGGCACAGGTCTATATCCAGACCGGATCTTTGGAAGAAGGACGCAAACTGCTGGAACGTATGGCTGAAATGGAGCCCGAACACACCTCCACCTACCTCACCCTTGCCAATGTATGCTTCATGCAGGAAGACTATCCCGCCATGGCAGAAGCAGCCCAAAAAGCAATCGGAATAGAAGAAGGTAACGCCATGGCACATTATCTGCTTGGCAAAGCCGACAACGGGCAGGAAGACAGCATCATGTGCATTGCCCATCTCACAAAAGCCATCGTACTGAAAGATGATTTTACCGAAGCCCGTTTGATGCGTGCCGAGGCATTGATGAAGATGCAACAATACAAGGAAGCTATGGAAGATATAGATGCCGTTCTGACACAAAATCAAGAAGACGAAAGCGCTCTCTTATTGCGTGGAAAAATCAAAGAAGCTACCCATGCCGAAGAAGAAGCCGAGAATGACTATCGCAACGTAACGGAACTGAACCCGTTCAACGAACAGGCATTTCTCTATTTAGGACAGCTATACATCACCCAAAAGAAACTGACCGAAGCCATTTCCATCTTTGACGAAGCCATCGAACTGAATCCGAACTTTGCGGAAGCCTATCATGAGCGAGGCCGTGCCAAGTTGCTGAATGGGGACAAAGAGGGTTCCATGGAAGACATGAAGAAAGGACTGGAACTCTCTCCCAAGGACATACAAAGCTTGAACGGGCAATATGGCAACCAACCGGGAGGAACGACCGGCAATATATTAGGACTGTAA
- the yaaA gene encoding peroxide stress protein YaaA, which yields MLTFISCAKTMALRCSVTVPQITVPHFEQEAVESALEMSQYTTAELERILRVNAKIAAENRLRYHDFCSEDNRPMPAVCAYTGAVYKRIFPEDFAAGDFLYAQEHLRITSFLYGLLRPLDGIKPYRLEGNVCLPEKGGISMFDYWKPLLTDFFIAETKRLGGVLVDLASGEMKELFDWKRVEREVRIVTPEFQVWKNGQLKTVVIYAKMCRGEMVRYIIKNRIECTDGLRNFAWEGFSFDESRSTDRHLLFTLA from the coding sequence ATGCTTACTTTTATTTCTTGTGCCAAGACGATGGCATTACGTTGCTCTGTCACTGTTCCCCAAATCACGGTTCCCCACTTTGAGCAGGAAGCGGTGGAGAGTGCTTTGGAAATGTCGCAATATACCACAGCGGAATTGGAAAGAATACTGCGTGTAAATGCCAAGATTGCTGCCGAAAACCGTTTGCGCTATCATGATTTCTGTTCGGAAGATAATCGTCCGATGCCTGCCGTCTGCGCCTATACAGGGGCGGTTTACAAGCGCATTTTCCCGGAAGACTTTGCTGCCGGCGATTTTCTTTATGCCCAGGAGCATCTTCGCATCACTTCTTTTCTCTATGGGTTGCTTCGTCCGTTGGATGGAATTAAGCCTTATCGTTTGGAGGGTAATGTCTGTTTGCCCGAAAAAGGAGGCATTTCCATGTTTGATTATTGGAAACCTCTGCTGACGGACTTTTTTATAGCTGAGACCAAGCGTCTGGGTGGTGTTCTTGTCGATCTGGCAAGCGGTGAAATGAAAGAATTGTTCGATTGGAAGCGTGTGGAACGGGAAGTGAGGATTGTCACTCCTGAATTTCAAGTGTGGAAAAACGGGCAGTTGAAGACTGTTGTCATCTATGCCAAGATGTGTCGTGGAGAAATGGTGCGCTACATCATTAAGAATCGCATAGAGTGTACTGACGGCTTGCGGAATTTTGCCTGGGAAGGCTTTTCTTTCGATGAAAGCCGTAGTACAGACCGGCATTTGCTGTTTACTCTCGCTTGA
- a CDS encoding prephenate dehydratase codes for MKKIAIQGTLGSYHDIAAHKYFEGEEIELICCASFEDVFAAIKKDSKTIGMLAIENTIAGSLLHNNELLRQSGTQIIGEYKLRISHSFVCLPEEDWDDITEVNSHPIALMQCREFLGQHPKIKVVEGEDTALSAEIIKTGNLKGHAAICSKAAAERYGMKILQEGIETNKHNFTRFLVVADPWQVDELNRHRSKEVNKASMVFTLPHTEGSLSQVLSILSFYNINLTKIQSLPIIGREWEYQFYVDIVFDNVLRYKQSIAAIAPLTKELKILGEYEDGKSNI; via the coding sequence ATGAAGAAAATTGCCATCCAAGGAACATTAGGCTCGTATCACGACATTGCCGCACACAAATACTTCGAAGGAGAGGAAATAGAACTGATCTGTTGCGCCAGCTTTGAAGACGTATTTGCGGCCATAAAGAAGGACAGCAAAACCATAGGCATGCTGGCAATAGAAAACACCATTGCAGGCAGTCTGCTGCACAACAATGAGTTGCTGCGCCAAAGCGGAACACAAATTATAGGCGAATACAAGCTGCGAATCTCGCACAGTTTCGTATGCCTCCCCGAAGAAGACTGGGATGACATCACGGAAGTAAACTCCCACCCCATCGCCTTGATGCAATGCCGGGAATTTCTGGGACAGCATCCGAAAATAAAAGTTGTGGAAGGAGAAGACACCGCCTTGAGTGCTGAAATCATAAAGACCGGAAACTTAAAAGGCCATGCAGCCATCTGCTCCAAAGCAGCAGCCGAACGCTATGGAATGAAAATCCTGCAAGAAGGAATCGAAACCAACAAGCATAACTTCACACGCTTCTTAGTGGTAGCCGATCCCTGGCAGGTGGATGAGTTGAACCGACATCGCAGTAAGGAGGTAAACAAGGCAAGTATGGTATTCACGCTGCCTCATACCGAAGGAAGCCTCTCGCAAGTGCTTTCCATCCTGTCCTTCTACAATATCAACCTGACCAAAATACAATCCCTACCCATCATCGGGCGCGAATGGGAATATCAGTTTTATGTGGACATCGTTTTCGACAACGTATTGAGATATAAACAGTCTATCGCGGCTATCGCTCCGCTGACCAAAGAACTTAAAATATTAGGAGAATATGAAGATGGAAAATCAAACATCTAA
- a CDS encoding prephenate dehydrogenase, with protein MRILILGAGKMGSFFTDILSFQHETAVYDANPLQLRFVYNTYRFTTLEEIKDFEPELVINAVTVKYTLDAFRQVLPVLPKDCIISDIASVKTGLKKFYEESGFRYVSTHPMFGPTFASLSNLNTENAIIISEGDHLGKIFFKDLYQTMKLNIFEYTFDEHDETVAYSLSIPFVSTFVFAAVMKHQEAPGTTFKKHMAIAKGLLSEDDYLLQEILFNPRTPSQVENIRLELKNLLEIISTKDAEGMKKYLTKIREKIK; from the coding sequence ATGCGAATACTAATACTCGGAGCCGGAAAAATGGGCTCTTTTTTCACAGACATCCTGAGTTTTCAACACGAAACGGCTGTGTATGATGCCAATCCACTTCAATTGCGTTTTGTTTACAACACCTACCGGTTCACTACACTCGAAGAAATCAAGGACTTTGAGCCGGAACTTGTAATCAACGCCGTTACGGTGAAATATACATTAGACGCTTTCCGCCAGGTATTGCCTGTGCTGCCTAAAGACTGCATCATCAGCGACATCGCTTCGGTAAAAACCGGACTGAAGAAATTTTATGAAGAAAGCGGTTTCCGTTATGTATCAACACATCCCATGTTCGGACCTACTTTTGCCAGCCTCAGCAACCTGAATACGGAAAATGCCATCATCATCAGTGAAGGTGACCACTTGGGAAAGATTTTCTTCAAAGACCTTTACCAGACCATGAAGCTTAACATTTTCGAATATACCTTCGATGAGCATGATGAAACGGTAGCTTATTCTTTGTCCATCCCGTTTGTTTCCACTTTCGTGTTTGCAGCAGTGATGAAACATCAGGAAGCACCCGGTACTACTTTCAAAAAGCACATGGCCATAGCCAAAGGACTGCTGAGCGAAGATGACTATCTGCTTCAGGAAATACTCTTCAATCCCCGCACTCCGTCGCAGGTGGAAAATATTCGTCTGGAGCTGAAGAATTTGCTGGAAATCATCAGTACGAAGGATGCGGAAGGTATGAAAAAGTATCTGACGAAAATCAGGGAGAAAATCAAATAA
- the recJ gene encoding single-stranded-DNA-specific exonuclease RecJ, translating to MTHKWNYQPITSEQTEASQQLAQELGISPVLGRLLVERGIHTATDARKFFRPQLPDLYDPFLMKDMDVAVERLNRAMGKKERILVYGDYDVDGTTAVALVYKFIQQFYSNIDYYIPDRYNEGYGVSIKGVDYAAESGVGLIIVLDCGIKAVDEIAYAKEKGIDFIICDHHVPDEVLPPASAILNAKREDNTYPYEHLSGCGVGFKFMQAFAISNGIEFHHLIPLLDLCAVSIASDIVPIMGENRILAYHGLKQLNSNPSVGMKAIIDVCGLAEKDITVSDIVFKIGPRINASGRIQNGKEAVDLLTEKDFSTALEKAGQINQYNETRKDLDKSMTEEANQIVADLEGLSERRSIVLYNEDWHKGVIGIVASRLTEIYYRPAVVLTRTDDMATGSARSVSGFDVYKAIEYCRDLLENFGGHTYAAGLSMKVENVPAFTQRFEDFVAKHILPEQTSAVININAEIDFRDITPKFCNDLKKFNPFGPDNVKPVFCTHNVYDYGTSKVVGRDQEHIKLELVDNKSNNVMNGIAFGQSSHVRFIKTKRSFDICYTIEENTHKRGEVQLQIEDIKPN from the coding sequence ATGACTCACAAATGGAACTATCAACCCATTACATCCGAACAGACAGAAGCAAGCCAACAACTGGCTCAAGAATTGGGAATTAGCCCGGTACTTGGGAGATTGCTGGTGGAACGGGGAATACATACGGCAACAGATGCCCGGAAGTTTTTCCGCCCGCAACTACCGGATTTATACGACCCTTTCCTCATGAAAGATATGGATGTGGCCGTAGAACGCCTGAACAGGGCAATGGGAAAGAAAGAAAGAATTCTGGTATATGGAGATTACGATGTGGATGGAACCACTGCCGTAGCATTGGTTTACAAGTTTATTCAACAGTTCTACTCGAACATTGACTATTACATCCCCGACCGCTACAACGAGGGATATGGGGTATCAATCAAAGGCGTGGACTATGCAGCCGAAAGCGGTGTAGGGCTGATTATCGTATTGGACTGTGGCATCAAGGCAGTAGATGAAATTGCGTATGCCAAAGAGAAGGGCATTGACTTCATCATCTGCGACCACCATGTCCCGGATGAGGTATTACCACCCGCCTCAGCCATACTGAATGCCAAACGCGAAGACAACACCTATCCGTACGAACACCTATCCGGCTGCGGAGTAGGCTTTAAGTTCATGCAGGCATTCGCCATCAGTAACGGCATAGAGTTTCACCATCTGATTCCTCTGCTGGATCTTTGCGCCGTAAGCATCGCGTCGGACATCGTACCCATCATGGGCGAAAACCGCATTCTCGCCTATCACGGCCTGAAGCAACTGAACAGCAACCCCAGCGTAGGGATGAAGGCCATCATCGATGTATGCGGACTGGCCGAAAAGGATATCACCGTAAGTGACATCGTATTCAAAATAGGACCGCGTATCAATGCCTCCGGACGCATCCAAAACGGCAAAGAAGCCGTTGACCTACTGACCGAAAAGGATTTTTCCACCGCATTGGAAAAAGCCGGGCAAATCAACCAATACAATGAAACCCGGAAGGATCTGGACAAGAGCATGACGGAAGAAGCCAATCAGATTGTCGCTGACCTGGAAGGGCTTTCCGAGCGCCGTTCCATTGTGTTGTATAATGAAGACTGGCACAAAGGAGTGATAGGTATCGTAGCTTCACGCCTGACAGAAATCTATTACCGTCCGGCAGTTGTACTGACACGCACGGACGACATGGCAACCGGTTCCGCCCGTTCTGTCTCCGGATTCGATGTTTACAAAGCCATTGAATACTGTCGTGACCTGCTGGAGAACTTCGGAGGGCATACGTATGCCGCCGGTCTTTCCATGAAAGTGGAAAATGTACCCGCCTTTACGCAACGTTTTGAAGACTTTGTCGCCAAACATATCCTTCCGGAACAGACCAGTGCGGTGATCAATATCAATGCCGAAATCGATTTCAGAGACATTACCCCGAAATTCTGCAACGACCTGAAGAAGTTCAATCCTTTCGGTCCGGACAACGTGAAACCTGTATTTTGCACACACAATGTTTACGATTATGGAACCAGCAAGGTGGTGGGACGCGATCAGGAGCACATCAAACTGGAACTGGTTGACAACAAATCGAACAACGTGATGAACGGCATTGCATTCGGACAGAGTTCACATGTACGTTTCATTAAGACGAAGCGTTCATTCGACATCTGTTATACCATTGAAGAGAATACTCACAAACGAGGAGAAGTGCAGTTGCAGATTGAAGACATCAAGCCTAACTAA
- a CDS encoding DUF6266 family protein, giving the protein MGKIEQGILGEFSGKIGPVVGCKGKSGNYIRAHNGNAINPRTQKQQEQRGRFATAFGFLKTITPFIRIGYAETAQGKTPFNAAMSYIMRKALKDEGNQTAIDFNRLMVSTGSLMPIFDGTVRISGNCASFEWKNNGGTGNADDTDSAMLLVYNKEKEMATYDMAAATRSERYAALALPADWDKDTLICYLGFRSADGNYVSNSLRLKRE; this is encoded by the coding sequence ATGGGAAAAATAGAACAAGGCATCTTAGGAGAATTTTCCGGGAAAATAGGTCCGGTAGTAGGCTGCAAAGGAAAATCGGGAAACTACATACGCGCCCACAACGGCAACGCAATCAATCCCCGTACACAGAAGCAACAAGAACAGCGGGGACGATTTGCCACCGCATTCGGCTTTCTAAAAACAATCACCCCATTCATACGCATCGGTTATGCAGAAACAGCACAAGGCAAGACTCCTTTCAACGCAGCCATGTCATACATCATGAGGAAAGCGTTGAAAGATGAAGGAAACCAGACAGCTATCGACTTCAACCGCCTGATGGTATCCACCGGAAGCCTGATGCCAATTTTTGACGGAACAGTACGAATAAGCGGAAATTGCGCTTCGTTTGAATGGAAAAACAATGGCGGAACCGGCAATGCAGATGATACGGATAGCGCCATGCTGCTCGTCTATAACAAGGAAAAAGAAATGGCGACGTATGATATGGCGGCAGCCACGCGTTCCGAAAGATATGCCGCACTTGCATTGCCCGCCGACTGGGACAAGGACACGCTGATATGCTATTTGGGATTCAGAAGCGCAGACGGCAACTACGTTTCCAACAGTCTGCGCCTCAAGCGAGAGTAA
- a CDS encoding bifunctional 3-deoxy-7-phosphoheptulonate synthase/chorismate mutase type II, with product MELELEPITLSGVEDKRPVVIAGPCSAETEEQVMSTAKQLADKGLKIFRAGIWKPRTKPGGFEGIGVEGLSWLKEVKKETGMYVSTEVATAKHVYECLKAGIDILWIGARTTANPFAVQEIADALKGVDIPVLVKNPVNPDLELWIGALERINNAGLKRLGAIHRGFSSYDKKLYRNLPQWHIPIELRRRIPNLPIICDPSHIGGKRELVAPLCQQAMDLGFNGLIIESHCNPDCAWSDAAQQVTPDVLDYILNLLVIRKETQTTENLSELRKQIDECDNNLIQELAKRMRIAREIGTYKKEHDMTILQTGRYNEILEKRGSQGSLCGMDAEFIKKVFEAIHEESVRQQMEIINK from the coding sequence ATGGAACTCGAATTAGAACCTATCACACTGTCCGGCGTTGAAGACAAGCGCCCGGTAGTTATTGCCGGCCCGTGCAGTGCCGAAACCGAAGAACAAGTAATGAGCACCGCCAAGCAGCTCGCAGACAAAGGCCTCAAGATATTCCGCGCCGGAATCTGGAAGCCACGCACCAAACCGGGAGGCTTCGAAGGCATCGGAGTGGAAGGCCTTTCCTGGCTGAAGGAAGTGAAGAAAGAGACAGGTATGTACGTATCTACCGAAGTAGCTACCGCAAAGCATGTGTATGAATGCCTGAAGGCAGGTATAGACATCCTTTGGATAGGTGCACGCACTACAGCCAATCCTTTTGCCGTACAAGAAATAGCCGATGCCCTGAAAGGTGTGGACATCCCCGTACTGGTGAAGAATCCGGTAAATCCCGACCTGGAATTGTGGATAGGGGCTTTGGAACGAATCAACAATGCCGGGCTAAAACGCTTGGGCGCCATACATCGCGGTTTCAGCAGCTACGACAAGAAATTGTATCGCAATCTGCCCCAATGGCACATTCCCATCGAACTGCGCCGCCGCATTCCGAACCTGCCCATCATTTGTGATCCGAGCCACATCGGAGGGAAAAGGGAACTTGTAGCCCCACTCTGCCAACAAGCCATGGACTTGGGCTTCAACGGACTGATAATAGAGAGCCACTGCAACCCGGACTGCGCATGGAGCGACGCCGCCCAGCAAGTCACTCCGGATGTCCTTGACTACATCCTCAACCTGCTCGTCATCCGCAAAGAAACGCAGACCACCGAAAATCTCAGTGAACTGCGCAAACAAATTGACGAATGCGACAATAATCTGATTCAGGAACTGGCAAAACGTATGCGGATTGCACGCGAAATCGGCACTTACAAGAAAGAGCACGATATGACCATCCTGCAAACCGGACGCTACAATGAAATTCTTGAAAAGCGCGGTTCACAAGGCTCACTCTGCGGCATGGACGCCGAATTCATAAAGAAAGTATTTGAGGCCATACATGAGGAGAGCGTGAGACAACAAATGGAAATTATAAACAAGTAA
- a CDS encoding pyridoxal phosphate-dependent aminotransferase, with amino-acid sequence MKMENQTSKIRPADRLSNVSEYYFSRKLKEVAQMNAEGKDVISLGIGSPDMPPSEDTIQALCKEARNLDGHGYMPYIGIPELRGGFADWYKKWYNVDLNPNTEIQPLIGSKEGILHVTLAFVNPGEQVLVPDPGYPTYTSLSKILGAEVVNYNLKEESGWMPDFDELEKMDMSRVKLMWTNYPNMPTGANATPQLYQKLVDFARRKNIVIVNDNPYSFILNDKPISILSVPGAKDCCIEFNSMSKSHNMPGWRIGMLASNADFVQWILKVKSNIDSGMFRAMQLAASKALEAGEEWYEGNNRNYRNRRRLAGEIMHALGCTYDESQVGMFLWGKIPADYADVEELTERVLHEARVFVTPGFIFGSNGRRYIRISLCCKDSKLAEALRRIKEIV; translated from the coding sequence ATGAAGATGGAAAATCAAACATCTAAAATCAGGCCTGCCGACCGCCTGTCAAACGTCAGCGAATACTACTTCTCAAGGAAACTGAAGGAAGTGGCACAGATGAACGCTGAAGGAAAAGATGTCATCAGCCTGGGCATAGGAAGCCCCGACATGCCCCCCTCTGAAGACACCATACAAGCACTCTGCAAGGAAGCACGCAATCTGGACGGACACGGCTACATGCCGTACATCGGCATTCCCGAACTACGCGGCGGATTTGCCGACTGGTACAAGAAATGGTATAATGTGGATTTGAATCCGAATACAGAAATACAACCGCTTATAGGTTCAAAGGAAGGCATACTGCACGTCACGCTGGCATTCGTCAACCCCGGCGAACAGGTACTGGTTCCCGATCCCGGCTATCCCACTTACACTTCATTGAGCAAGATACTCGGCGCCGAAGTTGTGAACTACAACCTGAAAGAAGAAAGCGGATGGATGCCCGACTTCGATGAATTGGAAAAAATGGATATGAGCCGCGTAAAACTGATGTGGACCAATTATCCCAATATGCCTACCGGCGCAAATGCCACACCTCAACTTTACCAGAAGCTGGTTGACTTCGCACGCCGCAAGAATATCGTCATCGTCAATGACAACCCATACAGCTTCATACTGAACGACAAGCCTATCAGCATCCTCAGCGTACCGGGAGCAAAAGACTGCTGCATCGAATTCAACTCAATGAGCAAGAGTCACAATATGCCGGGCTGGCGTATCGGCATGCTTGCCTCAAACGCCGACTTCGTGCAATGGATACTGAAGGTGAAAAGCAACATTGACAGCGGCATGTTCCGCGCCATGCAACTGGCTGCTTCAAAAGCCCTTGAGGCCGGAGAAGAATGGTATGAAGGCAACAACCGGAACTATCGCAACCGACGCCGTCTGGCCGGAGAAATCATGCATGCCTTGGGATGCACGTATGACGAAAGCCAAGTGGGCATGTTCCTTTGGGGCAAGATACCAGCCGATTACGCCGACGTCGAAGAACTGACCGAACGTGTGCTGCATGAAGCAAGGGTGTTCGTCACTCCCGGATTTATCTTCGGAAGCAACGGAAGGAGATACATCCGCATTTCATTGTGCTGCAAAGACAGCAAACTGGCCGAAGCGCTGAGAAGAATAAAGGAAATAGTATGA